The Halioglobus maricola genome segment CGCACCGCTCTTCGACGAGTCCTTTCACGACCTGCGCTGTTCACCCCGCTGCTGCGTGTCGGCCAACTTCTCAAGCCCCTCCTGCCCGGCGCACTTGGTCGCAAAGTACCGCCGCGCCAAACCACCGGCGCTCGCCCGCAGAAGCAACACACCCGCAGAGTCCTGGTGCTGGAGGGCTGCGCCCAGAAAGCGGCCACGCCGGCCACCAATGCGGCCGCAGCGCGAGTACTGGACCGCCTCTCGATAAGCCTGCAGGCAATCCCAGGTGCGGGTTGTTGCGGCGCCGTAGACTATCATCTCGGCGCCCATCAAGACGGCCTGGCACACATGCGCCGCAACATCGATGCGTGGTGGCCGGAACTAGAGAAAGGCGCTGAAGCCGTGATCTCAAGCGCCACAGGTTGTGGCAGCTTGCTGCAGGAATACGGTGAACTGCTGGCCCACGATAAGCACTACGCTGCAAAGGCGCAGCGCATTTCAGAGCTACACAGAGACCTGGCGGCCTATCTGCTGGAACAGGATCTCGAGACACTCCAGCCGACACCGACAAAGGCCAGAATCGCCCTGCACATTCCCTGTAGCCAACAGCACGCATTACAGCAGCCGGACACCACGCGCGCCATTCTTTCCCGAGCCGGGTTCGAACTGGTCGTCACCCGCGATGACCACCTCTGCTGCGGTTCTGCCGGCACCTACTCCATTCTCCAGGCCGACACCAGCGAGCGCCTGAGGCAGCGTAAACTCACGGCCCTGTGCGGCGATACACCAGAGATTATCGCCACGGCCAATGTGGGTTGTCAGATGCATCTGGGAGAAGAGGCAACAGTGCCAGTGCAACACTGGATTGAACTTCTGGACGAAGCGATCTCCCCTTAGCTGGCGGCGAATAACCAATATCGACCGTGGTGATGCACCTCAACATTGCCTGTCAGCCCGGATTCCTGTATTAACCCCTCTTCCACAGAGAAGGATTAACAATAATGAGCGAGCACACTCAAACTCTCGTACTTCAGGCTGCAGTAGAGCGCGAACGCAAACACCCAGACCGGATATTCATGACCCAACCGATTAACGGCCAGGTCACCGAGTACACCTGGGGCGAGACGATGGACCAGGCGCGCCGCATGGCTGCGCATATCGACACCCTGGGTCTGCCGGCCAATAGCAATATAGCGATGATTTCCAAGAACTGTGCTCACTTCATCATCGCCGAGTTGGCTATCTGGATGGCCGGTCACTGTACCGTGGCCCTGTACCCCACTCTGAACGCCGAAACCGTGAATTATATTCTCGACCATTCAGAGTCAAAACTCCTGTTCGTCGGCAAACTGGACGGCTGGGAAGCGATGAAAAAGGGCGTCCCTGAAGACATGCCCCGCATCGCCCTGCCCCTGGCACCGGAGAACGACTATGCCAAGTGGGACGACATCATTGCGGCGCAAGAGCCGATCACCGAAGTCCCGGTATGGCCGGCAGATCAGCGTGCACTGATCTGCTACACCTCTGGCAGTACTGGCCGGCCCAAGGGAGTCGCTCACTCGTTCCAGTCGATTTCTGCGCCTGCCTCGCTGCAGGGCAGCGTGCTCGAAATTAACGAGAGTGATCGCATCATCTCCTACCTGCCGCTGGCTCACGTGATGGAGCGGGCACTGGTCGAAGCGGGTTCAATCTATCAAGGTGTTCACGTTTTCTTCGCTGAGGAACTGGACACATTCTTGCAGGACTTGCACCGGGCCAAACCCACACTGTTCATCAGCGTGCCACGCCTTTGGCTTAAATTTCAATCCGGTGTCTTCCAGAAATTCCCCGAAGAAAAACTGAATCTGCTACTCAAAATCCCCGTGGTAAAAGGCATTATTCGCAAAAAAGTGTTGGACGGTCTCGGCCTGGGCAGCGTCCGCATGGCAGCCAGTGGCTCCGCCCCGATCCCCGCGGACCTGATTCGCTGGTACGACAAGTTGGGCCTGACCATCATGGAAGGCTACGGCATGACCGAGGACTTCGCATACTCGCACATGTCCACCGAGGGAGGGCGTGCTCCAGGGACGGTGGGTCATCCGGCCGAAGGCGTGGTTTCGCGCATATCCGACGTCGGCGAGATCGAGGTGAAGTCCCCCGGTTTGATGATGGGCTACTACAAAGCCCCCGAACTCACCGCCGAAGTAATGACAGAAGACGGCTTTTTCAAAACCGGCGACCGCGGCGTCTATGAAGACGGTCTGCTGCGTATTACGGGCCGGGTAAAGGAGTTGTTCAAAACCAGCAAGGGCAAATACGTGGCGCCCGTACCGCTGGAAAACCTGCTCAGCGCCGATGGCTGGCTCGAGCAATCTTGTGTGTCGGGCCCCGGACGCCCGGCTTGTTATGCCACCCTGCAACTCGCTGAAGGTCTGCGAGACAAATTCGACGATCCGCAGTTTCGCGAGAAAGCCACAACGCACTTTGAGAAACTGATCAAGGAGGTCAACAGTCAGGTAGAAAACTACGAACAACTGCAGTTTGTCGCCGTGATTCGCGAGCCCTGGCAGGTGGAGAACGAATTCCTCACGCCCACCCTCAAGATCAAGCGCAACGTGATCGAAGAAGCCTACGAGCCGCTGTTGGATGGATGGTATGCGAGTGGCGACAAGGTCGTCTGGCAGGACTAAAACCAATGGTCGAAATCACTACCTGGCACCTGGAAATGACGTCCCCGGAGCAATCGGTCCCGCGGAACGAAAGCCGGGGCCTGCTCGTCGCAGAATGCGAAGTCGACCAGTGGCAATTCAACCGCTTCCTCTACCAGTTTGTGGGAGCGGCCTGGGAGTGGCAGGACAAGCTCAGCTGGCCTGAACAGGAGTGGCGCTCTTACGTCGAACGGCCCGAACTACGCACCTGGCTTGCCAGCTGCGAGGGATCACCCGCGGGCTATTTCGAACTGGAAAAACAGGGCAGTGATGTAGAGATCAAATATTTCGGACTCGCGCCCGCCTTCATCGGCCGCGGCTTTGGCAGCTACTTACTCAGCCAGGCTATTCACAACGCCTGGCGCTGGGATTCACCGGAACGCGTGTGGGTTCACACCTGCTCGCTGGACCACCCCTCTGCCCTCACCAACTACCAGGCCAGGGGCTTTTCCCTCTTCAAGACAGACGTCGAAGCGATCTAACGCGCGCCCAGCAGCATCTCCAGGCGACTGTCGGCCAGCAACACCGTTCGCCGAATTTCAAAACCCTCCAGCACTTCCTTTAACTTGCTCTGCGGCAGCGGGGCATAGCCCGGCAGGCGGGCACGCCGTGGGCGCAGCCTGAGGCTATCAGTGCGCTCGATACTGAACGTCACATCCTGTTGTGGTGCACGCGTGTTATGGACTCCGAAACCGTGGCCCAGGCATCCGCGCTGCAACTGGGGTTTGAGCCGCGCATCGATCAGGCGCAGGGCTGCGGGCTCTAGATAATTGAATAGATCCCAGAACAGACACAGATCTATTCTGGCGTCCGGCGAAATTCCCACCATCGCCGCATCCACCCGCGCTTGCAGGGATATATCGCCCTCCGGATCAGCGATCAGCGGCAGCTCCGAAAATGGGTCAACAAAATGCAGCTTGCAGCGATAGTCTGAGAAAAACGTCACCGTCTCGGGCAATGCAGGCCCGAAATTGAGC includes the following:
- the glcF gene encoding glycolate oxidase subunit GlcF, which gives rise to MHVELHNDFVDNTTARRGADLISACVHCGFCLATCPTYLDTGDERDSPRGRIYLVKQLLEEGEASEITRHHLDRCLTCRSCETTCPSGMRYGALADLGRGLMEAEAPRSLPSRVFRTALRRVLSRPALFTPLLRVGQLLKPLLPGALGRKVPPRQTTGARPQKQHTRRVLVLEGCAQKAATPATNAAAARVLDRLSISLQAIPGAGCCGAVDYHLGAHQDGLAHMRRNIDAWWPELEKGAEAVISSATGCGSLLQEYGELLAHDKHYAAKAQRISELHRDLAAYLLEQDLETLQPTPTKARIALHIPCSQQHALQQPDTTRAILSRAGFELVVTRDDHLCCGSAGTYSILQADTSERLRQRKLTALCGDTPEIIATANVGCQMHLGEEATVPVQHWIELLDEAISP
- a CDS encoding AMP-binding protein, yielding MSEHTQTLVLQAAVERERKHPDRIFMTQPINGQVTEYTWGETMDQARRMAAHIDTLGLPANSNIAMISKNCAHFIIAELAIWMAGHCTVALYPTLNAETVNYILDHSESKLLFVGKLDGWEAMKKGVPEDMPRIALPLAPENDYAKWDDIIAAQEPITEVPVWPADQRALICYTSGSTGRPKGVAHSFQSISAPASLQGSVLEINESDRIISYLPLAHVMERALVEAGSIYQGVHVFFAEELDTFLQDLHRAKPTLFISVPRLWLKFQSGVFQKFPEEKLNLLLKIPVVKGIIRKKVLDGLGLGSVRMAASGSAPIPADLIRWYDKLGLTIMEGYGMTEDFAYSHMSTEGGRAPGTVGHPAEGVVSRISDVGEIEVKSPGLMMGYYKAPELTAEVMTEDGFFKTGDRGVYEDGLLRITGRVKELFKTSKGKYVAPVPLENLLSADGWLEQSCVSGPGRPACYATLQLAEGLRDKFDDPQFREKATTHFEKLIKEVNSQVENYEQLQFVAVIREPWQVENEFLTPTLKIKRNVIEEAYEPLLDGWYASGDKVVWQD
- a CDS encoding GNAT family N-acetyltransferase, with protein sequence MVEITTWHLEMTSPEQSVPRNESRGLLVAECEVDQWQFNRFLYQFVGAAWEWQDKLSWPEQEWRSYVERPELRTWLASCEGSPAGYFELEKQGSDVEIKYFGLAPAFIGRGFGSYLLSQAIHNAWRWDSPERVWVHTCSLDHPSALTNYQARGFSLFKTDVEAI